A stretch of DNA from Deltaproteobacteria bacterium:
CCCGACAACCAGGAAGTCAGTGGTTTCCGGGAGTTCCGAGAGGTTCACGATTGCCATCGTCCGGAGACTAGACTAGGTGATCTGGGGCGGCAAGGACGGTGTTGGCGGTTGTTTTCGATGAGCCCGGGGGCGGGTTATCCAAGGAGGAATATATGGCCAGGATTGCCTGGATCGGGACGGGGATCATGGGGGCGTCCATGTGCGGCCATCTCATGGCTGCTGGACACGAGGCGCGCATCTTCAACCGGACGAGATCCAGGGCGGCGGACCTGGAACGGGCTGGAGCCCGCTGGTGCGAATCTCCGGCCGAGGCGGCGCAGGGGGCCGAGTTCGTTTTCACCATGGTCGGCCTTCCCTCGGACGTGGACGACGTCGTGCTCGGACCCGATGGGGTTTTGGAGTCCATGGAGGCGGGAGGCATCTTCATTGACATGACCACCTCCAGCCCGGATCTGGCCGCGCACATTTACGAGAAGGCCGCGGCCAAGGACGTGTCCGGGCTCGACGCCCCGGTTTCGGGCGGCGACGTTGGAGCCCGGGAGGCCACTCTGGCCATCATGGTCGGCGGAGAACGACGGGCCTTTGACCGGGCTCTTCCCCTATTCGAGCTCATGGGTAAAACCGTCGTTCACATGGGCGGACCGGGAGCCGGTCAGCACACCAAGATGAGCAATCAGATCCTGATAGCCTCGACCATGATCGGGGTTGTGGAGTCTCTCCTGTACGCCTCCAAGGCCGGGCTGGACCGGGATCTGGTTGTCGACGTCATCGGCCGGGGTGCGGCGGCCTCTTGGTCCCTGAACACCCTGGGCCGGAGGATCACGTCCGAAGACTTTTCCTCGGGTTTTCTGATCAGGCATTTCATCAAGGACATGGGCCTGGCCCTTGACGAGGCCCGGCGCATGGGCTTGGCCCTGCCCGGCTTGGCCCTGGTCCATCAATTTTATATGGCGGCCAGTGCCATGGGCATGGACAACCTCTGTACCCAGGCCCTGTACACGGTTTGCGAACGGCTGAACGGCCGGGTCTGATGTCTTCCCGAAACGGAGTTTCCGCCGATGTCCCCAATCGGATGGATAAGGCCGGTCCTCCCTTCGGTGCCTGTCTTGGACCTTTGACTGTTCTGGCCGGGCTGTTTTTCCTCAATTTCAGCGCCCGGCTTCTGCTCGGTCCGCTGCTTTTGCCCATCCAGGCCGATCTGGACATTCCCCTGGCCCGGGTCGGATGGTTTTTCCTGGCCGTATCCTGGGGGTACAGCGCGGGCATCCTCCTCTCCAGTCAGGCGGCCCATCTATTGACCCACCAGCGAAACATCGCCTGTTCCATGATCGGCCTGGGGGCGAGCATGCTCTGGGCCGGATTTGCCCAGGGGCCTCTGGGCCTTGGCGCGTCCCTCATCGGCCTTGGGCTGGCTGCCGGGCTGTATCTGCCCTCGGGCGTCGGAAGCATCACTGACTTCGTTCCATCCCGACATCTGGGAAAGGCCTTTGCCCTGCACGAGTGCGCTCCGAGCCTGGCCTTCATCGTGGCCCCGCTTATGGCCGAATTCTTCCTAACCTGGGGCGGATGGCGTCAGGCTTTTCAGGGGCTGGGCCTGCTCAGCCTGGTGTCGGGAGGCTGGTATTGGTTCCGGGGACGGGCTGGAAGATTTCCAGGCCGTGGTATGTCCTGGGACCGGATCATGCATCTGATTCGCAATCCGTCCTTTCTATTAGTGGCCCTTGGCTTTTCCCTGGCCATCGGGGCCGAGATCGGGGTCTTTCATCTGACTTCGGTCTATTTGGTCCGGGATCACGGACTGAGCAGAAGCGACGCCAATCTTTTTCTGGGGATTTCCCGGGTGGCCTGTCTTCTGGTGACCTTTTGGGCTGGCTGGTTCGTGGACCGTTTCGGTCTCAAGCCGGCCTTCGGCCTGTCTTTCGGCTTGGCCGGACTGGCCACCATCGGGATCGGATCTGGGTCCTTCGCCTTGGCCGGTTTTTTTCTCTTCATTCAGCCGGTGCTGACCATCAGTTTTTTCCCGGCGGGTTTTTCGGCCCTGGCCCGATTAGCTCCGGAAGGAGCCATGGATCTGGCCGTGGCCCTGGCCGTGGCCATCGCCTCGGCCGTAGGGATCGGGGCCATCCCAGCCGCCCTGGCCTGGGTGGGGGACCATTTTGGACTCTGGACGGCCTTCATGGGCATGGGAGCGGTCATGCTTGTATTTCTTCCTCTTCTGCTTAGGGCCAGATTGTAAGGCCTGGCCGTCAGGGTTGCCTTGGGTCCTGTTTGCCCCTATATCCTTTCGCAAACAGGAGAGCGATCATGAGCGTGGTGGCTGAATTCTCGATCTTTCCCATCGGCCGGGACGTGGGCGTGGCCCCGTATGTGGCCCGGGTGCTGAAGATTATTCGGAAAAGCGACCTGGATTACGAACTGAATCCCATGGGCACTTGCATGGAAGGCGAACTCGACCGGATTCTGGCCGTGGTCGCCGAGTGTTTTCGCGATCTGGAGACCGATTGCGATCGGGTTTACGGGACCTTGAAGATCGACAGCCGTCGGGACGGTTCGGGGCGACTGAAAGGCAAGGTTTCAACCGTTCAACAACTCATGGACAACGAGGAGGGGGAGTGAGCAGACCGCAGGCGGCTGATGTCTGGCGGGACGTGGAGCGGGTTCGATCGGTCAACCCGCTGATCTTCAACATCACCAACTACGTGGTGACCAACACCACGGCCAACGCCCTGCTGGCCTTGGGAGCATCCCCGGCAATGGCCGAGTCGCCCCTGGAGACGGCCGAACTTGCCGGATTGGCCTCGGCCTTGGTGCTCAACATCGGCACGCCGACCTCGGACATGCGCGAGGGCATGTTCCGGGCCCTGCATATCGCCAACGACCGGGGTATTCCCGTGGTTCTGGACCCGGTGGCCGCAGGGGTGACCCGGCTGCGGATGGAACTCTGCCGGAGATTTTTGACCGAGCATCGCATCGAGATTGTTCGGGGGAACGCCTCGGAGATCATGGCTCTGGCCGGGGAGAATGCCGTGCCCAAGGGGGCTGACAGCGCCAACACGACCGACGAGGCCAGAGAGGCGGCATTAGGCTTGGCTCGGACGCATGGTTGCGTGGTCTGCGTGTCCGGGAGCGAAGATATTGTCACCGACGGAACGGTCGAGATACGGGTTGCCAACGGAAATCCGATGATGACCAGGGTCACCGGCCTTGGGTGCACGGCCACGGCCCTGGTCGGGGCGTTCGCCGCCATCAACGACGACCACGTCCAGGCCTGCGCCCACGCCATGACAGTTATGGGTGTGGCCGGGGAACTGGCCGCGGCCGTGTCGCCGGGACCGGGTTCCCTGCAGATGCACTTTTATGACCGGCTCTACAGCCTGAACGCCGATGAATTGGTCCGATTGGTCCGTTGACGGTCCCTTTATGAACCGCCTGCCTGCCGATTTTCGACTCTATCTGGTCACGGACCGTCCCCTATGCCTGGGCCGGGACCTTTTGGACATTGTCCGGAGGGCCGTGGCAGGAGGGGCCAAAATGGTCCAGCTTCGGGAAAAATCCCTGTCCACCCGCGAATTCGTGGATCTGGCCAGGGCCGTGAAGTTGATTCTGGCTGGAACCGGGGTGCCATTGATCGTCAACGACCGGGTGGACGTGGCTTTGGCCTCGGAGGCCGATGGGGTTCACGTGGGACAATCCGATATGGATGTGGCCGATGTCAGGGCCCTGGTCGGCCCCAAGGCCATTGTCGGCCTGTCTGTGGAGAGAATGGACCAGGTCCTGGAGGTCCGTGATCTCAACGTCGACTATCTCGGAGTCGGGCCGGTTCTGCCTACGGCGACCAAGGCCGACGCCTGCCCGGCCTGGGGCTTTGACGGGTTGGCCCGGGCCTGCGCCGCCGCCAAGTTGCCGGTGGTGGCCATCGGGTCCATGGGGGCCGAAACAGCGGCCAAGGCCAGGATGGCCGGAGCCAAGGGAGTGGCCGTGGTCTCGGCCATCTGCTCGGCCTCGGATCCGGCCAAGGCCGCGGCCCGGATTCTCGAGGCCTGGAGCGGGCCCGATTTGGCATGACCGGCTCCGGGCGGATGTGGCCGCATGGATTCATCGTCCGGGATCCGTTCCTATGGCTTTTGATGGCGGCCGGCCTCATCGGCATTGCGTTACCGACTCCTGTCCATCCTGTGCCGGTGGCCGCCTTGGCGGCATGGGCCCTGGCCGAAGAGCTGATCTTTCGCTTTGGCCTGCAGGAAGGCCTGCGGCGCTGGCTCAAGGATGCCGGGCTCGGTCCGTTGACCTTGGCCAATGTCGTGACCTCGGCGGTGTTTGCCGGAGTCCATTTCGTTCATCATCCCCCGGTCTGGGCCGTAGCGACGTTTGTCCCATCCCTGGCCTTCGGCCTGGCCTGGGATCGGTATCGAAGACTGTGGCCCTGCTGGGTTCTGCATTTTTTTTACAACCTAATGTATTTTCACAGGATTTGATCTGATCATGCATAGATTTCGGATTGGCGGACCCGTCATCCTGCTCCTCAGCCTGATCGCGTTGGCGATGTCGATCGGTTGCGGTGCGGCCAGAAAGGCCTCTCCGCCCGAGGACCGGAATGCCCGGGGTGCGTTGGACGATGGCCTGCGGGCTTTGGAGTCGGGCCAGACGGACTCGGCCTTGGCCTTGTTCACTGAGGCCTTGGATCTCGAACCGACCCTGGCCGAGGCCCACTACAACCGGGGTCTGTGCCGGCAGAAGCGAAACGAGCAGGTGCTGGCCGTCTTGGACTACACCGAGGCCATCCGTCTTCGCCCCGATTTCTCGGAGGCACTGAATAACCGAGGCGCTGCCCGGTTCGAGATCGGAGAGGTCGACCTGGCCCGGGACGACTGGGAGGCGGTCCTGGCCCTCCATCCTGATTCGGCCCAGGTTCATTTCAATCTCGGGAGGTACTACGCCGAAAAGAGACAGTGGAATCGGGCCGTGATCCAGTACGGCGAGGCCCTAGCCCAGGTTTCTGAGTTTCCCCGGGCTCTGAACGGCAGGGGCATTGCCCTTCTTCGGGCCGGGCGGCCCGAAGAGGCCCTTGAAGATCTGAATAGGGCCGTGGGTATGGACCCGAGCCGTTCCCTGTATCTATACAACCGCGGCGTGGTCCACGAGGCCCTGGACGAGTACGCGGAAGCCCTCAGCGACTACACCCGGGCCGTGGAACTCGATCCCTCCCTGGGCCCTGCCTATCTCAACAGAGGACTTTTGTATCAGCGTTTGGGCAGCAAGGATCTGGGATGTATGGATCTCGGCCAGGCCTGTGAACTGGGCCTCTGCGACCGGTACCGTCAGATGCAGCGCATGAGCGAATGCCCGTAACGACTATGGGTGCCTCGTTTCTGGACAGCCTGTCGACATCCGGACCCTGGCCCTGGCTGGCCCGGCATCCCAGGGCGACCCGGATCGGCCTGAACCTCTCGATCCTGGCCGCCCTTGCGGCTTTGGTGAGCTTGGTGGGCATGGATTTTCTGGGTGAACGGTGGCAGGCCGAGGCCTACCTGTTGACCCCGAAGGTCACCGTGGCAACTCCGGCCCCGTCTTCCCAGTCGTCCAAGCAACATGGCCTGGACCGCTACGCGCCCATCGCGGCTCGAAATCTGTTCGGCACGATCCGTGAAAAGGAGGCTGTCCCGGAACCTGAGCAGATCCTGTCCAAGATGCCTTTGGCCAGCCTGAACCTGGAGCTTCTGGGCACGGTGGTCGGAACGGACGAGGCTCTGAACACGGCCATAATTCTGGACAAGACCAGCCGGACCGAGGATCTCTACCGGGTGGGGGACAGGGTCAAGGAGGCCGAGGTCAGAAGGATTCTGAGGACCAACGTGGTTCTCCGGACCGGGGATCGGGACGTGGTTTTGTCCATGGATCCCGAACAGCTGGCCAAGTCCCAGGCGTCAAGACCCGATGAAGGCGCCTCGGGCAAGGTCATGATCCTGGAGCGGGCCCGGATTGAGGAATCCCTGAACAATTTGCCGGCCCTGATGCGCGACGCCCGCATCGTTCCCTACATGGAAGCCGGGCAGCTTGCCGGATACCGGCTGTCCAACATCAGGCCGGGCAGCGTGTACCAACAATTGGGTCTGGTGAACAACGACGTGGTCATGTCCGTCAACGACCGGACCTTGACCGGGCCGGACCAGCTCGTCTCTCTTTACGAGGAGATGACGACGTCCGGAGGGGGAGGGGTGGACCTGCGTGTCCGCCGGGGAACCCAGTACGAGACCTTGCGTTACGAAATTCAATAACATCGGACTATGAGCGTCATGAAACTCTCTCGCACGATTTTGGCCTTGGGCCTCGTTTTGGGACTTCTGGCCGGACCGATTCAGGCCCTGTCCCAGGAGGCCTCGGTGGACAGGTCCATCACCATGGACTTCAACGAGGTGAACATCCAGGTGTTCATCAAGTTCATCAGTGAACTGACGGGCACGAATTTCGTGGTCGACGAGAAGGTCCGGGGCAAGGTCACAGTGCTTTCCCCGACAGGAATTTCCGTGAACGAGGCATACAGGGTCTTCGAATCGGTCCTGGAGGTCAACGGGTTCGCGGCCGTGCCATCGGGAGAGGTGACCAAGATCGTTCCTTCGGTTCGGGCCAGACAAGAGAACATCGCCACCTTGACCAGACCGGAGATCGTTCCCAGACCCGGGGACACCTTCGTGACCCAGATCATCCCCCTGAACTACGCGGACGCCGAAGAGGTCCGCAAGATTCTCATTCCCATCGTCTCCAAGGAGGGGATCCTGGTGGCCTACGGTCCGACCAGAACGCTCATCCTGACCGATTACCGGGCCAACATCCAGCGGGTAATCGAGATTGTGAACGAGTTGGACGTGGCCCAGGGGCATTTGCAGATGGTGGTTGTCCGCCTGAAGCACGCCTCGGCCGAACGCTTGGCCGGATCTCTGGGCCGATTGGCCCAGGAGCAGGCAACCCAGGCCCCGGCCGAGGGCTCGATCCGGGGCGGGAAGCTCAAGATCGTGCCCGACGAGCGGCTAAACGCTCTGATCATCCTGGCCTCTGATTCGGAGATGGCCCGGGCACTGAAGCTCGTCGGCGAACTGGACCAGCCGACGCCCAAGGGCAAGGGCACCATTCATGTGGTCAAGCTTGAAAACGCCCTGGCCGAGAACCTTGCCAAGGTCGTGGCCGGGCTTCCCACAGGCGGAGATCCCGCCCAGGGCCAGCAGGCCGGGGTGATCTCCCGGGACGTGAAGGTCGTGGCCGACAAGGACTCCAACAGCCTGGTCATCACCGCCCAGCCCGACGAGTTCGAGGCCTTGAAGGAGGTCATCGCCCAACTGGACAGCCCCCGGGAACAGGTCTTCATCGAGACCTCCATCCTGGAGGTCAGCACGGACGCCTCCTTTAACCTGGGTGTCCAGTGGCAGGGGGGGGCCAAGGCCGGCCCGAGCGGGGACGAGAGCCTGTTCTTCGGCACCAGCAACGGGCTTATCGGCACGAGCATGGATCAGCTCACGACCAAGCTGGCGGCCAACCCGGACGGCCTGTCCCTGGGAGTTTTGTCCCTTCCCTTTCTCTATGGAGGGAAGAAGTACTTCAATCTCGGAGCCTTCCTGCACGCGGCCAAATCGGACGACAACGTGAACATCATCTCCACGCCCCAGTTAATGACCCTGGAAAACGCCGACGCCAAGGTCATCGTCGGCGAGAACCGGGCCTTCACCACCCGTCAGGACAAGACCACGGACAACACGGCCTATAGCAACTACGAGTACAAGGACGTGGGCGTGACCTTGAAGGTCACCCCGTTCATCAACGCCCAGGGTTCGGTGAAGATGATGATCTACCAGGAGGTCAGCCGGGTCGAGGGCAATTCCCTGGAGGGAACCATCACCCCGGTGACCAAGAAGCGGGTGGCCGAGACCACGGTGGAGGTCAAGGACGGGGAGACGGTGGTCATCGCCGGGCTCATCGAGGACGCCTCCGGGACCAACGTGACCGGAATTCCTGGTCTCATGGACATCCCCCTTTTGGGCTGGATGTTCAAGGTCGAGCGGGAAAAGACGTCCAAGAAGAACCTGCTGGTGTTTTTGACTCCCCACGTGGTTCGAAATCCGGAGGATGCCCGGTCCCTCTATCACCAGAAAGCCCGGTACATGGAGCGCCTGCGCTACAATACGGACGGCAGGGCCATGCCCCTGGACGAGGCCCCGTTCGTCGCCGGGCCGGTGGCCGCCACGACATGATCGGCATTGATCTGGGGGCCGATCTGCTCCGGGCCGGACGGGTGACCGAAGCCGATCTGGACGAAGCCCGGGCCGCGATCAACGGCGGTTCCCTGGCCGAGGCCCTGGTTCGGCTGAACAAGGTCCGGGAGGAGGAGATTCTCGGGCTCTACGGCCGCGAGATGGGCCTGGAAGTCAGATCCGAGATCGCCGACCAGAGCCTGGATTTCGAGCTGGTCAAGCGGGTTCCCATTCAGTACGCTAGGCGAAACTCGGTCTTTCCTTTGACATTGACGGAAGATCGTCTTGAAGTGGCCGTGTCCGACGCCGGCCGTCTGGACATCCTCTCCGATCTCCGCCTGCTTTACGGAGCCCCGTCCATCGTGCCGGTCCTGGTCCCCAAGCGGGCCATCCAATCGGCCATCAACAGGGCCTACGGCCAGGGCGGGGACGACGACACCTCGGAGATCATCCAGGATCTCGACCAGCGAGACGAGGAAGTTCTTTCGGGCCTGGAGAACGAAGGCGGGGCCGACCTCCTGGATGAGACCAGCGACGCTCCGGTCATCAAGCTGGTCAACCACATTCTGTCCCAGGCGGTGAAGGCCCACGCCAGCGACATCCATGTGGAGCCGTTCCCTCACGAGCTTCGGATCCGCTTTCGTCTGGACGGCGTGCTGCACAATAAAATCTCCCTGTCCCGCCGCCTGCATTCCGCCGTGGTCTCCCGGATCAAGATCATGGCCAAGCTGAACATCGCCGAGAAGCGGCTTCCCCAGGACGGCCGCATCGAGATCAAGATCGGCGAGCGCCAAGTGGATCTTCGGGTTTCGACCATCCCGACCGGATTCGGGGAACGGGTGGTGCTCAGACTTTTGGAAAAGGGCATGCGGCTTTTGAAGCTGAACGAGATCGGTCTGGGCGAGGATCAGCTTGAGGCCATGGGTCGGCTGATCACCATTTCCCACGGCATCGTCCTGGTCACGGGGCCGACCGGGAGCGGCAAGACCACCACTCTGTACGCGGCCCTGAACGAGATCAACTCCCCGGACAAGAACATCCTGACCATCGAGGATCCCATTGAGTACCAGCTGGACGGGATCGGCCAGATGCAGGCCAATTCGAAGATCGGGCTGACGTTTGCCCGGGGGCTTCGGGCCATGGTCCGCCAGGATCCGGACGTCATCCTGATCGGCGAGATCCGGGACCTGGAGACGGCCGAGATCGCCATCCAGGCCGCCCTGACCGGCCATCTGGTCTTTTCCACCCTGCACACCAACGATTCGGCCAGCGCCGTGACCCGGCTCATCGACATGGGCATAGAGCCCTTCCTGGTTTCTTCCTCGGTCCGGGCCATCATTGCTCAGCGCCTCGTGCGCCGGGTCTGCTCGACCTGCCGGGAACCCTACACCCCCCGGCCTGAACAGCTCGGGGAGTGGGGGCTCGATCAGGCCGGGGGATTTTTCCACCGAGCCCATGGGTGTCCCGAATGTCTGGAAACCGGATACCGGGGAAGGACAGGCATCTACGAGTTTTTGCCCGTGGGCGAGGAGATCGCGAACATGATTCTCAAGACCTCGGATGCGAATCAGATCAGGCGAAGGGCCTCGGAGCTCGGGATGCGGACCTTGCGGGAGGACGGGCTGCTCAAGGCCGCCCAGGGTCTGACCACGGTCAGTGAAATCCTTCGCGTGACCCAGGTCTGAGGGGACCATGGCTGTTTTCGAGTACAAGGCCCTGGACCGGGCTGGCAGGGAACTCAAGGGTATCGTCGAGGCCGACGGACCCGGGGCGGCCCGGCAGAAGCTTCGGGCCGAGGGGCTCTATCCATCGGAACTGGCCGAGGCCAGGGCCAGGGATCGGATAGAAGGTCGAGACCGGGGGCGTTTTCGGATTCTGTCCAGGAGAGTGAGCAGGATGGAGCTGGTTGCGGTGACTCGGCAACTGGCTACCTTGATTTCGGCCGGCCTGCCCCTGGTTACGTCCCTGAGTGGAGTCATCGAGCAGATGAATCCCTCGTACCTGCGGCTGGTCCTGGCCCAGGTCAAGGATCGGGTAAACAGCGGCAGCAGCTTGGCCGATGCTCTTGAAGAACACGGCCGGGTCTTCCCGCCAACCTATCCGGCCTTGGTTCGGGCCGGGGAGGCCTCAGGAACTCTGGAGGCGGTCATGGAGCAGCTGGCCGATTTCGAGGAGGCCCGCCTGGCCCTGGCCCGTCAGGTCCAATCGACATTGGCCTACCCGATTCTCATGCTCCTGACCGGTGTGGGCGTGGTCTTTTTCCTCATGGCATACGTCATACCCAAGCTGACCCAGATATTTCTCGACTATGGGCAGGCCTTGCCCCTACCTACGGTCATCCTCATCGGCGTCAGCGACTTTTTGCGGGGATACTGGCCGCTCATGATCCTGACCCTGGCCGGAGCCTTTGTCCTGTGGCGGATGGCCCTGAAGACCCCGGCCGGTAGAAGGCGCTGGGATGCTTTTCTCCTCAAGGCCCCTCTGTTCGGACCCATTGTCCGGCAGTCAGCCACGGCCCGGTTCGCCGGGACCTTGGGCACTCTGATTCGGAACGAGGTACCTCTGCTGACAGCCCTGGATATCGTCCGGAACGTGGTCAACAACACCTGCATGGCCGAGGCCCTGGACGAGGCCCGCCGTGAAATCACCGAGGGGGAGAGCATCGTCGTTCCCTTGAGGAGGCGTAGGGTTTTTCCGCCAACGGTCCTGCAGATGATCGCGGCCGGAGAGCAGAGCGGCACTCTGGACAGCATGCTTCTCAAATCGGCCGAGGTGGCCAGGGGAGAGGTCCGGACCCGGCTGGCCATTTTGACTTCTCTGCTGGAGCCGATGATGATCCTTGGTCTTGGCGGGGTGGTGGGGTTCGTCGTTCTGGCCACGCTTTTGCCCATTTTCAGCATGAGCCATCTGGTTCGGTAGGGCCGGGTCGTGGGCAGAGGTTTTCCTGAACTGAAGGGGTGCCCCTTCCAGACTTCTCCAGACCCGGAGCGGTTCTATCCCTCGGAGGTCCATGCCCGGGTTCTGGCCGGGGTGGTCCGGGCCATCCGAGACAGGGTAGGATTGGTGCTCGTTCTTGGGGCTATCGGCCGGGGCAAGACCATGATCTGCCGTCTGGTCCAGCGGGACCATGCCGATGAGTTCGTCATGGGCTATGTGGGTAATCCTTTTCTCGGCCCTCGGGAGCTGGGGATGGAGATTCTGAGGGAGTTCGGAGGGCGGCCGGGTAAAGGCGAGGTCCGGGAGGTTGTCCGGGCACTGGGCGACCGGCTCAGGGAACTGGAGTCCGAGGGCCGGACCGCTGTCCTGTTCATCGACGAGGCTCATCTCCTTTCGCCGGACGTCCTTGATTTTCTTCTGGTCCTGACCAATGTCCAGGCCCAGGGCAGGCATCTTCTGCAGGTGGTCCTCTCTGGCCAGCCCGAATTCCAGGAGACTTTGGCCCGCCCGAGGTTCGCCTCCCTGAACCAGAGGCTCGGAAACCGATTCGTGCTCACAGACCTGTCACTGGCCGAGACCGGACGGTATATTGGACACAGGCTGGGCCTGGCCGGGGCCCGGGGGGTGGAGTTTTTCACCCCGGGAGCCGTGCGGGCCGTCTGGCGGGCCAGTCGGGGAACACCCAGACTGATCAATCAGATCTGCGAGCACTCCTTGAGGCAAGCAACGAGGGACGGGATTCTTCCTGTCCGTCCCGCCCAGGTTCGGGCTCTGCTTGCCGACAAGACTTTTTCGGGGGTCCTGGGCGCAATTCCCCGGAGATCCAAGGCCCCTTGGCTGGTCGCTGGACTGGCCGCAATGGCCGTGTTTTTGGCCGTGGTTAGCCTGGAGGGTCCCGAGGTGCCGGGGCCGGACCATGAGGAACCATTGACATCTGAGTCCAAGAGCGATTCCATTGTTCCGACCGGAGAGGCGAGTTCGGATGCGGTCGAGGAGACGATTCCCGAGAAAGAGACTTTGGCCGGATCAGACCTCGACGCCAGACTGGACCGGGTTCTGGCTATCCTGGAATTGGAGGCCCTGGCCAGACAGTCGGCGGGTACGCAAAGCCCGCCAGGGCTTGACCAGGTAGAGGGAACATTTCCGGCCGAGTCTGAATCGGCGGCGGTTCTGGAGGACAATGCCCGTACGGAGTCCGCCGGGGAAGGCCCTGGAGGGGGGGATCGGGAATCCGGGGCGCAGACGGTCGTCCATCTGGAGCCGGGAGGGGAGAGCGAACCCGCCGCGGCGGTTGCGGAGCCGGGA
This window harbors:
- the gspF gene encoding type II secretion system protein GspF — translated: MAVFEYKALDRAGRELKGIVEADGPGAARQKLRAEGLYPSELAEARARDRIEGRDRGRFRILSRRVSRMELVAVTRQLATLISAGLPLVTSLSGVIEQMNPSYLRLVLAQVKDRVNSGSSLADALEEHGRVFPPTYPALVRAGEASGTLEAVMEQLADFEEARLALARQVQSTLAYPILMLLTGVGVVFFLMAYVIPKLTQIFLDYGQALPLPTVILIGVSDFLRGYWPLMILTLAGAFVLWRMALKTPAGRRRWDAFLLKAPLFGPIVRQSATARFAGTLGTLIRNEVPLLTALDIVRNVVNNTCMAEALDEARREITEGESIVVPLRRRRVFPPTVLQMIAAGEQSGTLDSMLLKSAEVARGEVRTRLAILTSLLEPMMILGLGGVVGFVVLATLLPIFSMSHLVR